Below is a window of Pseudomonas monteilii DNA.
GATACGCTCTTCGAACTGGCCGACAAGGCCCTCTGCGACCATGATCGACGGCTGATGCTCGATGCCATGCACGAGATTCGTCAGCAGCGCAAACATTTAGAGCGCACGTTTATGGATATGTTCCATGACGCCTTCTATCAAATCAGCCGCTCCCGTGCGGCGACCTGGCCAACGCGCTCCGTGGAGCAGAGCTGGAATCCACCGGACTACCGTGAGTCGGCCTTGGTGCTCGAAACCCTGGTCGAGCGGGCGGTCGCACGCGACAGCCAGGCCCTGCACCATTTGAATGTGCGCTTTCATCACCTGCTCGAAGCGCCCCTGGACATGCAGCACAACCCGCTGGGCCCCCGTTGCCTGGGCGACTATTTCCTGAGGATCGTGCACATGCTCAGTGTCAGCGCCAAGGTCAAGCTGGTCCTGGTGAAACTCTTCGAACGCTGCATCTTGCGTGATGTGGATTTGATGTATGCCGAAAGCAATCAGATGCTCATGGCCGCCGGTGTCCTGGGCGCGCTCAAGTCTGCGCCCCGGCGGCGTGCCCAGGATGGTCAGCGCATGAGCAGCGCGCGGCCTGCCAATCAGGACGACACCCACCTGGCACCGGACCAGGGCGTCGATGGCGAGTGCTTCACCACGGCCTACGCCTTGCTGACCCCGCGCCGGGGCCGGTTGTCGTCCGGTGCCTCGGGCGGTCGTGGCCTGCAGGTGATCGAGGGGCATGACCTGCTCCGGTTGCTCACGGCGTTGCAGCAGCGTGCCCTTGCGCCTGAAACGCCAGCCCTCTTCGACGTCGTCGAACAGCTCGGGTCGGCCCTGTCGCACATCACCAAGCGGGGTGCCGTGACCTGTTGCATTACAGAGCACGACGAAGCGGTGATCGACCTGGTGGGGCTGTCCTTCGACCAGATTCTGGCGGACCCGAATCTGCCGCGATCGCTCAAGGCGCTCATCGATCGCGTGCGGATTCCGGTGATGAAAGCCGCGTTGATGCAGCCAGGATTCTTCGACCACCCAGGCCACCCGGCCAGGCGCCTGATCCAGGCGCTGGCCGACACCGGCATGGGCTGGAGCGACGAGGGTGAACAGTCCCCCGAAGGCGTGCAGGTGGTGCTCGAGCACCTGGTCCATCGTCTGGTGGCCGATTTCACCGAGGACATGGGCCTGTTCAACGCGGTGCTGAACGAGTGCCTGGTGCGGGTGGAGGAAGAGCGGCAGCGTACTGCCAGGCTCGAACAGCGTGTCCGCGACGCCGAGGAAGGCCGCCTGCGCTGGTTGCAGGCGCGGCAAAGCGTGCAGCGCGAACTCAACCTGCGGCTGCATGGCCGTTTCGTACCGCATATGGTGGTGGACATGCTGGTCACTGGCTGGAGCCAGGTGTTGCTGATGGCCTGGCTCAAGCATGGCGAGCGTTCCTTGCCGTGGTCCAAGGCCCTGGCGACCATGGACTCGCTGCTGCTGAGCGTGGCGCCTCATCGTCAGACCTTGGCCAGGCAGGAGCTGCTCGAGCGCGTCCCAGGGCTGCTCAAGGCCCTGCGTGAAGGGCTGGCAGGCGTGGCCATGGAGTCGACTGCCATGAGCACGTTCTTCCAGCGGCTGCAGCAACTGCATCTGCGCGCCTGTAGCCCGTCGGAGGAAGGCGAGGATGCTCAGGAGGCGCTGGTGCATGTGCAGGACGAAATCGTCCTGGCCGTGCCCCAGGAGAGCATCTGTGGCCCCCTCTGGCAGCCGGCGGCGGACGACCCTTCGCTGCTGAGCGTGCGCGCGCTCCGCACGGGGCAGTGGATCGTCACCGACGATGGCGAGTCCGATCGCTGCAAGTTGGTAGCGTCTCTGGACGACGCCGATCGGCTGGTGTTCACCCACCAGGGAGGGCGCAAGGTCCGCGAATGGACACGCGCAGGCCTGACCATGGCCATGCGTCGCGGCGAAGTCCGGTTGCTGGAAGACGGGCCGGTATTCGAGCGCTGCTGGCCGCGTGTCCTGACCCAGTTGCGCGGGCAGTCCTTGCACTGAATCTTCATGCAAGCGCCAGGGCCTCACGGCATACTGGCGCCTCCTTTCCGTGATGCAGGAACGATCATGCAACTGGACCCCGCGACCGGCTGGTTCACGGACGTCGTACGATGCCCTTCACCGAACTTCAACGCCCGCCCGGCGAACGAGCCGATTTCCCTGCTGGTCATCCACAACATCAGCCTGCCGCCGGGTCGCTTCGGCACGGGCAAGGTCCAGGCCCTGTTCCAGAATCGCCTGGACCCGGCCGAGCATCCTTATTTCGAAGGCCTGCGTGGGCTGACCGTATCGGCGCACCTGCTCATCGAGCGCACGGGGCAGGTGACCCAGTTCGTCTCCTTGCTCGACCGTGCCTGGCATGCCGGCGTGTCCTGCTTCGACGGCCGCGAAGGCTGCAACGACTTTTCCATCGGCATCGAGCTGGAGGGCACCGATGACGAACCCTATACCGAGCCTCAATACAGGGTGCTGGCCCAGCTTACCCGGCTCATCCAGGCCACGTGGCCGATCATCGACGCAGCGCGTATCCAGGGCCACAGCGACATCGCCCCAGGGCGCAAGACCGACCCGGGGCCAGCCTTCGACTGGGCACGGTTCGAGGCTGACCTGAGCGACAAGGTGCTTTCATGAGTTTTCTGGTGCTGATCCTGATCCTGGGGATCGAGAAGTTTTCGGCCTGGCGTCCGCGGCTTCAACGGGACGGGTGGTTTCTGCGTGAACTGGCGCGCCTGGAGCGCGATGAGACGATGCCGTCTCTTGGCGTACTGGCTGTGCTGGTGCTCGTTCCGGTAGGCCTGCTGGCCTGGCTGCTGCACGTGCTCGAGCCCGTGGCGTATGGCCTGCTGGCATTGCCTGTGCACGTGCTGGTGCTGCTCTACAGCCTGGGGCGAGGGCAGGCCAAGGGCGCACTCGGACCCTTCCGCGATGCCTGGCGCCGGGGCGACAGCCAGGCCAGTCTGTATGCGGCCGAACGTGATCTGGGCATTCGAGAGGAAGACACCGAGTCGGTGCTGGGGCGCGTTCAGGGCCACCTGATCTGGCGGGTCTACGATGGATTCTTCGCGGTGATCTTCTGGTACGCGGTGCTCGGGCCGGCAGGTGCCCTGGGTTTCCGCTTGCTGACCCTGTGCCAGCACCACGGTCGCCGACAGGGCCTGGTGGTCCATGCCGCACGGCTGCGTCATGGGCTGGACTGGATACCGGCCAGGGTGTTGGTGGTCAGCTTCGCCCTGGTCGGCCATTTCGTCGCCGTCATGCGCCTGCTGTTGCAGGAAGTGCTGGCCTGGCGTCTCCCGGCGGCAACGTTGCTGGCCAAGGCAGGGCAGGCCGCCGATTCGCCTATCGGTCCACGGGCAGGCCAGCCTGGGCTGGACTACCTGGACAGCCAGTGGGCGTTGCTGCAGCGTAGCGCCGTGCTGTGGTATGTCGGCCTGGCGGTGGCGGTGGTGCTTGCCTGAACCGGTTGTCGGCCCTACCAGTCGAACACGGCATCGGCATTGCGGCTGCTGGCCTGCGCCAGCGTATCAGGCTCGATGCCCATGACCTGGGCCAGGGCGGCGGCGATCTGGGGCAGATGATCCGGGCTGTTGCGTTGCCCAGGGAACATCGACGGCGCCATGTCCGGGGCGTCGGTTTCCAGTACCACGCTGTCCAGGGGAAGCTGGGGCAGGGTACGCTGCAGGCGCAGCGCCTGCGGCCAGGTGCCAGCGCCGCCCAAGCCTAACTTGAAGCCCAGCTTGATGTATTCACGCGCTTCCTCGACGCTGCCGGCGAACGCATGGATGATGCCTGGCCTGGGCATGCGGTAGCGCTTGAGGGTGGCGATCACCTGGGCATGGCTGCGCCGCACATGCAGCAAAGGTGGCAGTTCGAATTCCACGGCCAGCTGCAATTGCGCTTCGAACAGCGTTTGCTGGCGAGCCTTGTCGAGGGCGGGCAGGTAGTAGTCCAGGCCGAATTCGCCCAGGGCGCACAGGCGCTTCTGGCTGTGCAGGCGGTCGAGCCAGGCGCGCAGTTCGACCAGATGCTCGGGACGATGCTGGTCGAGGTAGACCGGGTGCAGGCCAAGTGCGGCATGGACCGCCTCCTGGCTACAGGCCAGGTCCCAGACCCGCTGCCAGTTGGCCTGGTAGACACCCAGCACCACGATGCGCTCCACGCCCCCTGACCGAGCCCGGGCCAGGACCTGGAGACGGTCCTGATCGAAATCCTCGAAGTCCAGGTGGGTGTGGGTGTCGATCAGGCGCATGGTCAGGCCTTGAGCAGGCGTTGCTTGAAGGTACGGGCCACCGCGTGCACGCCGGGCTGGTAGCGCCCTTGTTCCACGGCGGCCACAGCCAGCTCCAGTGCCGTGTGGGCGATCAGGCCGTGTTGCTGAGCCATGGCATTGACCGGCAGCGGCAGGAAGTCCAGCAGCTGGTTGTCGCCGAAGGTGCCGAGCCGCAGGTGCCGGGAATCGTCGCCGCAGGTGCGCAAGACGTCGAACACGCCCTGCAGCAGCACGTACGAAGTGGTCACCAAGGCATCGGGCAGCCCGCCGAAGTCATCGATCAGGCGCTGCATGAGGCGCTCGCCCCAGTCACGGCTGAAGGCTTCGCCCTCGTAATGCGCCACCTGCCCGGGGTAGGCCTGCAAGGCCTGGTCGAACCCCCGCAGGCGCGCCTGGCTCACGCCCAGCGCCGGACGCGCGCCGATCAGCGCGATGCGCTGGGGGGCGGTGGCCAGCAGGCTGGCGGTCAGCAGCCGACTGGCCTCCTGGTCATCGCTGATCACCGAGCAGAAATGCGCAGGGTCCATGTGCCGGTCGATGGCGATGATCGGCAGGCCCTGGGCGTGCAGCGTGCGGTAACTGTCATCGTCCGCTGGCAGGCAACTGGCGACGAACAGGGCATCGCAACGCCGCGCCCGAAACAGCTGCTGCAACTGCCGCTCGCTCTCGGGTTGATCGTCGCTGCTGGCGATCAGCAGTTGGTAGCCCCGCGCCCGCGCGCCTTGCTCCAGCTGCTTGGCCAACCGTGCATAGCTGGGGTTTTCCAGGTCGGGAAGAATGAAGCCCAAGGTTCGCGTGTGACGGCTGCGCAGCCCGGCAGCCTGCGGGTTAGGCGTGAACCCATGGGCCTCGACCACCGCGCGCACACGCTCGACCGTGGCCTGGCTGATGCGTTGCTGTTCGGCCTTGCCATTGATGACGTAGCTGGCGGTGGTCACGGAGACTCCCGCCAGTCGAGCGATATCGCTGAGTTTCACCACAGATTCCTTGTCATGACCGACAGTCCGGCCTTTCTCGACAGTCTTGCCGATCCGCTGCACCCAGCGCAGGCGACCAATGTCGTAGTTGTCTGACGTCATGGTAACGCCGTTGTCTCGAGAAAGTCAGACGTTGTACGTCATCTGCGGCCTGTCGCACGGATGGCCGGTGGCGGTGAAAGCCTCGCCCCGAGGATGGGCCATACTGGCTACAACCGCGACAAGGCCAGGCGTCCAGGGGGCATGGGCGACAGGCTGGGCTTTTTTGCCGACCGAATATCGAGTAACGTGGCCGGTTTAATCAGGTTAATCGTTTCAGCAGGCGCTTACTGTCACCGTCTTCACGCCTGCCGGGGATCAGCGACACGTTCCCGCCCTGTACTCACAACAATACCAGGTACCGCATTCGGGTACCGTAAAGGAGAAGGTCATGCTAGAGCTCGCCAAAGAGCAGATAGCCATGGGGCAGGTGGCGGCCGACAAGCCCGCCGCGCTGCGCCTGCTTGCCGACCGCCTGGTCGCCGACGGCCTGGTGGCCGAGGGTTATCTCGGTGGGCTGGAAGCCCGTGAGGCCCAGGGGTCGACGTTCCTCGGGCAAGGCATCGCCATTCCGCACGGCACGCCGGACACCCGCGAACTGGTGTTCACCACAGGCGTTCGCCTGATGCAGTTCCCCGAGGGCGTGGACTGGGGGGGCGGGCAGATCGTCTACCTGGCGATCGGCATCGCCGCACGTTCGGACGAACACCTTCGGCTGCTGCAACTGCTGACCCGTGCCCTGGGTGAAACTGATCTGGCCGAGGCCCTGCGCCGTGCCAGCTCTGCCGAGGCCCTGCTCAAGCTGTTGCAGGGCGCGCCGAAGGAGCTGGCCCTGGACGCCCAGTTGATCGGCCTGCAGCAACCGGCCGAAGACTTCCAGGAACTGGCCTGGCGTGGCGCGCGGCTGTTGCAGCGCGCCGGCTGTGCCGACGAAGGCTTCGCCGGCGTGCTGCAACAGGCCGAGCCCCTGCCATTGGGTGAAGGGCTCTGGTGGCTGCACAGCGAGCGCCACGTGCGCCAGCCTGGCCTGGCGTTCGTCACCGCACAACAACCGCAGACCTACCGCGGGCAGCCGCTCAACGGCCTGTTCTGCCTGGCCAGCCTGGGCGCCGCCCACCAGGCCTTGCTCGAGCGCCTGTGCCAGGTGCTGATCGAAGGCCGTGGTCAGATGCTGTACCAGGCCACCAGCAGTCGCGCGGTCCTGGAGGTTCTGGGCGAGCAGGTGCCAGCCGACTGGCCGAGCGAACGCATCGTGCTGGCCAATGCCCACGGGCTGCACGCCCGCCCGGCCAAGGTGCTGGCGCAGCTGGCCAAGGATTTCGAGGGCGATGTGCGGGTGCGTGTGGTGGAAAGCGGGCAACCGGCCGTGTCGGCCAAGAGCCTGAGCAAACTGCTGAGCCTGGGGGCTCAACGTGGCCAGACCCTGGAGCTGAGCGCCGAGCCCTCGATCGCGGCAGACGTCCTGCCCGCCTTGCTGGCAGCGATCGGCGAGGGGCTTGGCGAAACCGTCGAGCCCGTGCAGGCCAGCGAAAGCGTGGTGCAGCCGGCAGCGTCCGCCGTGGCTGAACCCATCGCACGCGCGCCAGCTGCGGGCACGCGGATCCAAGGTGTCGCGGCGGCGCCTGGTATCGCCAGCGGCCCGGCGCACCTGCGTATCGAGCGGACCATCGACTACCCCACGCGAGGCGAGTCGCCCCGCGAGGAACGCGTCAAGCTCGAGCAGGCCATCGCGGCCGTCAATGCCGACCTGCAACGGCTGATCGAGCGCAGCGATCGGGCGATCGGCGAGATCTTCGTCACCCACCAGGAAATGCTCGCTGATCCAGGGCTGACCGACGAGATCGAACAGCGCATCGGCCAGGGCGAAAGCGCCGCCGCGGCCTGGATGGGGGTCATCGAGGCGGCTGCCCGGCAGCAGGAATCGCTGCGCGATGCCTTGCTGGCCGAACGTGCCGCCGACCTGCGCGACATCGGGCGCCGTGTGCTGGCCCAGTTGTGCGGCATCGTCGAAGCCGAGGAGCCGACCGAGCCCTACGTACTGGTCATGGCCGAGGTCGGTCCATCGGACGTGGCACGGCTCGACCCGGCGCGTGTGGCCGGGATCCTGACTGCCCATGGGGGCGCCACGGCGCACAGCGCGATCGTCGCCAGGGCGCTGGGCATTCCGGCCGTGGTCGGCGCAGGCGACAGTGTGCTGCTGCTGGAGCCCGGCACCGCCTTGCTGCTCGATGGTCAGCGGGGTCAGGTCAGCGTCGCGCCGGCCGCGGACGAGCTGGCCCGGGCCCTGGCCGAGCGCGATGCCCGTGAGCGTCGCTTGCAGGCCGCCTGGGAACGTCGCATGGAGCCTGCCGTCAGTCGCGACGGCCAGGCCATCGAAGTGTTCGCCAACATTGGCGAAAGCACGGGGCTGGAGAAGGTCGTGGACTGTGGCGCCGAAGGGGTCGGCCTGCTGCGCACCGAGCTGATCTTCATGGCCCATGCCCAGGCGCCGGACGTGGCGACCCAGCAAGCGGAGTACACGCGCGTCCTGGACGGTCTGGACGGGCGCCCCCTGGTGGTACGCACGCTCGATGTCGGCGGTGACAAGCCGCTGCCGTACTGGCCGATCGAGGCCGAGGAAAACCCGTTCCTGGGCGTGCGTGGCGTGCGCCTGACCCTGCAGCGGCCCCAGGTGATGGAAGATCAGCTGCGGGCCTTGCTGCTGGCCGCGGGTTCACGGCCGCTGCGGATCATGTTCCCCATGGTCGGGCAGATCCACGAGTGGCGCGAAGCGCGCGCGATGGTCGAACGACTGCGCCAGGAGATCCCGGTGGCCGACCTGCAACTGGGCATCATGGTCGAGGTGCCCTCGGCTGCCCTGCTGGCACCGCAACTGGCCCGAGAGGTGGACTTCTTCAGTATCGGCACCAACGACCTGACCCAGTACACCCTGGCCATCGACCGCGGCCATGCCAGCCTGTCAGCCCAGGCCGACGGTCTGCACCCGGCTGTCCTGCGGCTGATCGACATGACCGTGCGCGCCGCCCATGCCGAAGGCAAGTGGGTCGGCGTGTGTGGCGAGCTGGCGGCGGACCCGCAGGCGGTCGCCATCCTGTTCGGGCTGGAAGTGGATGAGCTGAGCGTCTCGGCGCGCAGCATTCCGGAAGTCAAGGCGCTGGTGCGCGAAACCGATTACCAGGCCGCGCGCGCCCTGGCCCGCGACGCGCTGGCCCAGGACAGTGCGCAGGCCGTTCGTGCCCTGGTGGAGGCTCACTGATGGCCAAGATACTTACCGTCACGCTCAACCCGGCGCTGGATGTGACCATCACCCTGGACGCCTTGCGCGCCGGGCATGTCAATCGTAGCCAGGGCCAGGCGACCCATGCGGCAGGCAAGGGCCTCAACGTGGCCCAGGTGCTTGCGGACCTGGGCAATACCTTGACCGTCAGCGGCTTTCTCGGCTGCGACAACCTGCAGCCGTTCGAAGCCTTGATGCAGGTGCGTGGCTTTACCGACGGGTTCATCCGCGTGCCGGGCGAGACGCGCAGCAACCTCAAGCTGGTGGAAGCCGATGGCCGGGTCACCGACGTCAATGGCCAGGGGCCGGAGGTCGGCGAAGAGGCGCAGACAGCGCTGCTGCGTCGGCTGGAAAGCCTGGCGGTCGGCCATGACGCCGTGGTCGTCGCGGGCAGCCTGCCCCGGGGCGTCAGCCCGCAGTGGTTCCGGCAACTGCTGGTGCAATTGCGCGAGCAGGGCCTGAAGGTGGTGCTCGACAGCAGTGGCGAGGCCCTGCGTGCCGGTCTCGACGCCGCGCCCTGGCTGGTCAAGCCCAACGCCGAAGAGCTGGCCGACGCGCTGGGTGTGCCACTCGAAGAGTCGACCGCGCGCCGAGAGGCCGTGGCACGCCTGCTCGAGCGAGGCGTCGAACACGTGGTGCTGTCCCAGGGCGAGGCGGGCGTGAGCTGGTTCTCGTCCGGGCAGACCCTGCACGCCAAGCCGCCGACCGTGCGCGTGGCCAGTACCGTGGGCGCCGGCGATTCGCTGGTCGCCGGCATGGTGCACGGCCTGCTCAGCGGCGAGCCGGCCGAGCAGACCTTGCGTCGCGCCACGGCGATCGCCGCCCAGGCGGTGACCCAGGTCGGCTTCGGCATCCATGACCGTCCGCAGCTCGAATGCTTGCAGGCAGGCGTTCAACTCACTTCCCTACACGAGGCTTGCCGATGAACATCGTCATTGTCACCGCCTGCCCCAATGGCCAGGTGTCCAGCGTGCTCAGCGCACGCCTGCTGGCCGCCAGCGCGCATGCCCGGGGCTGGCACACCCACGTCGAGATCCAGGATCCACAGCACGCCAGCCCGCAGGTAGAGTCGGCCGACATCGAGGCGGCCGACTGGGTTCTGGTCGTCGCTACCGGCCCTGTGGACCTGGCGCGTTTCGACGGCAAGCGTCTGTACCAGGCCACCCCGGCCGAGGCCCTGGCCGACCGTGAGCGCTTCCTCGACGAAGCGGCGGCCAACACCCATGTGCACCAGGCGTCGGCGCCTGCCGCGCCTCAAGCAGGCACGAGCACGCCACGTATCGTCGCCATCACCGCCTGCCCGACCGGTGTCGCGCACACCTTCATGGCGGCCGAAGCCCTGCAACAGGCGGCTGCCCAGGCCGGCTACACCTTCCACGTCGAGACCCAGGGCTCGGTGGGTGCGCGCAATCCACTGCCGGACGAGGCCATCGCCGACGCCGATGTGGTGCTGCTGGCCGCCGACATCGAGGTGCCGACCACGCGTTTCGCCGGCAAGCGCATCTATCGCTGCGGTACCGGTATCGCCCTGAAGCAGGCCCGTGCAACTCTGGACAAGGCCCTGGCCGAAGGCCGTGTGGAAAGCGCGGGTCAGGCAGCGGGCGGCGAGGCCAAGAGCAGCGAGAAGACCGGCGTCTACAAGCACCTGCTGACCGGTGTGTCGTTCATGCTGCCGATGGTGGTGGCCGGCGGTCTGTTGATCGCCTTGTCCTTCGTCTTCGGCATCGAGGCCTACAAGGAAGCCGGGACCCTGCCTGCCGCACTGATGCAGATCGGTGGCGAGGCGGCCTTCAAGCTGATGGTGCCGCTGTTGGCTGGCTACATCGCCTGGTCCATCGCCGACCGGCCGGGCCTGGCGCCGGGCATGATCGGCGGCTTGCTGGCGAGCAACCTCGAGGCGGGCTTCATCGGCGGTATCGTCGCGGGCTTCCTGGCCGGTTACAGCGCCAAGGCCATCGCCCGCTGGGCGCGACTGCCCAGCAGCCTGGAGTCGCTCAAGCCGATCCTGATCATCCCGTTGCTGGCTAGCCTGTTCACCGGCCTGGTAATGATCTACGTGGTCGGTCACCCGGTGGCCGCCATGCTCGAAGGCCTGACGCACTTCCTCGACAGCATGGGTACCACCAACGCCGTGCTGCTGGGCCTGGTGTTGGGCGCAATGATGTGCGTGGACCTTGGGGGGCCGATCAACAAGGCCTCCTACGCGTTTTCGGTGGGCCTGCTGGCCTCGTCCAGCTACGCGCCGATGGCCGCGACCATGGCGGCGGGCATGGTGCCCCCCATCGGCCTGGGTATCGCCAGCTTCCTGGCACGGCGCAAGTTCGCCCAGAGCGAGCGTGAGGCCGGCAAGGCGGCCTTGGTGCTCGGCTTGTGCTTCATCTCCGAAGGGGCGATCCCGTTCGCCGCCAAGGATCCGTTGCGGGTGATCCCGGCGAGCATCGCCGGTGGCGCGCTGACCGGTGCCTTGACCATGTACTTCGGCTGCAAGCTCATGGCACCCCATGGCGGGCTGTTCGTGCTGCTGATCCCCAACGCGATCAACCACGCGATGCTGTACCTGCTGTCGATCCTTGCAGGCAGCGTACTGACCGCCGTGATCTATGCGGTGATCAAGCGCAGTGAAAAGGTCGAGATGACCGTGGCCTCGGCGGCGCCCTGAGCCATCCCTCGCGTCGTGCGGAGCGGGTGGCGGTGGCTCGACCGCGGTCCTGACGACGCCTACCGAAAAAGCCGAAGGCTCTGACGCTGCAGCCCCATGAGGGTCGTGGCGTCAGAGCCTTCGGCCTGTAGGGCGCAACGATGAGGTGCCGATCATCGCGTGCGGCGCAACGGCTCGAGTAGGGCGCCCAGCCCGTTGTGGTCGATCTCGTGCATCAGGGCCAGCAGCCGCCCCAGTTCTCCTTCCGGAAAACCCTTGCGTGCGAACCAGGCCAGGTAATCGCCCGGCAAGTCGGCGAGGGTGCGGCCCTGGTATTTGCCGAACGGCATGGTCCGCTCGACGAGTGATTGAAGCGCTTCAGGGTTCACGGCAGGCCTCCCGGGCCGGGCAAAGCGTGCACGATACTGCAATCTGCATGATGGCTGAAGTCGCCATCATGCAGAACACCACCTGACCAGGCGCCGTTCTTGCTGCTAACGTGTTGATTTTGCTAGGTCTTGAAAATTCTTTGAACCTGGCACGAAGGCTGCTCTCACATATAGGGACTATCAACTGCCACGGAGTTTGAGCCATGAGCAATCCAAACAAAGAAGTGATTGATGTACTGAACAACCTGATCGAGTACAGCAAGGACGGCCAGAAAGGTTTCGAAGAGGCTGTTGATGATCTGAAGAATCCAGAGCTCAAAGCGTTCGCTCGCCAGCGCGCTGAAGGCTGTGCACAGGCGGCCCGCGAACTGCAGGCCGAAGTGCGTTCGCTGGGCGGTGACCCAGAGACGTCCACCAGCTTCACCGGCGACCTGCACCGCGGCTGGGTAAACCTGAAGTCGGCCCTGACCGGCAAGGAAGACAAGGCCGTCTTCGAAGAGCTGGAGCGTGGTGAAGACTACGCGCTGAAAGCCTACAAGGATGCCGTCGAGAAGCTGGCCAAGCTGGGCCATGGTGATGTTGCCGTCGGCCACACCACCGTCACCACTGGTGTAGGTGCCACTCACGTCGGCGCCACCGATGGCCTGACCAGCACCGCCACCACGGCAGCGACCGGCAGCGGCCCGTACGCCCTGGTGCGCAAGCAGCTCGAAGGCGTGCAGAAGAATCATGACGAAGTCAAAGCCCTGCGCGATCGTGAAATCGCCAAGGCCAAGCACTCCTGATTCACGGCCCATTCCTGTGTCGCCCGGAACGCAGGCTGCGTTTCTGACACAGGAGGGCTGATATCGATGCTCACGGCTGTACGCCGTGAGTCATCACCGGATAGAGGCA
It encodes the following:
- a CDS encoding aldehyde dehydrogenase, with the translated sequence MSNPNKEVIDVLNNLIEYSKDGQKGFEEAVDDLKNPELKAFARQRAEGCAQAARELQAEVRSLGGDPETSTSFTGDLHRGWVNLKSALTGKEDKAVFEELERGEDYALKAYKDAVEKLAKLGHGDVAVGHTTVTTGVGATHVGATDGLTSTATTAATGSGPYALVRKQLEGVQKNHDEVKALRDREIAKAKHS
- a CDS encoding PTS fructose transporter subunit IIBC, giving the protein MNIVIVTACPNGQVSSVLSARLLAASAHARGWHTHVEIQDPQHASPQVESADIEAADWVLVVATGPVDLARFDGKRLYQATPAEALADRERFLDEAAANTHVHQASAPAAPQAGTSTPRIVAITACPTGVAHTFMAAEALQQAAAQAGYTFHVETQGSVGARNPLPDEAIADADVVLLAADIEVPTTRFAGKRIYRCGTGIALKQARATLDKALAEGRVESAGQAAGGEAKSSEKTGVYKHLLTGVSFMLPMVVAGGLLIALSFVFGIEAYKEAGTLPAALMQIGGEAAFKLMVPLLAGYIAWSIADRPGLAPGMIGGLLASNLEAGFIGGIVAGFLAGYSAKAIARWARLPSSLESLKPILIIPLLASLFTGLVMIYVVGHPVAAMLEGLTHFLDSMGTTNAVLLGLVLGAMMCVDLGGPINKASYAFSVGLLASSSYAPMAATMAAGMVPPIGLGIASFLARRKFAQSEREAGKAALVLGLCFISEGAIPFAAKDPLRVIPASIAGGALTGALTMYFGCKLMAPHGGLFVLLIPNAINHAMLYLLSILAGSVLTAVIYAVIKRSEKVEMTVASAAP